One part of the Eulemur rufifrons isolate Redbay chromosome 16, OSU_ERuf_1, whole genome shotgun sequence genome encodes these proteins:
- the LRRC23 gene encoding leucine-rich repeat-containing protein 23, whose protein sequence is MSDEDDLDDFEPDQDDLEKEDDEKDIEYWEDYRKEGEEYSEEWMPTLLTEDMMKEGLSLLCKTGNGLAHAYVKLEVKERDLTDISLLRSYIHLRYVDVSENHLTDLSPLNHLTHLLWLKADGNRLRSARLNELPYLQIASFAYNQITDTEGISHPRLGSLDLKGNRIRFVTGLDPQKLISLHTLELRGNQLESTVGINLPKLKNLYLAQNLLKKVEGLENLSNLTTLHLRDNHIETLSGFSGEMKSLQYLNLRGNMVTDLGELAKLRDLPKLRALVLLDNPCTDETDYRQEALVQMAHLERLDKDFYEEEERAEASEIRQRLKEDQEQEADPEHDEESDQPSSH, encoded by the exons ATGTCAGATGAAGATGATCTGGATGACTTTGAGCCAGACCAGGatgatcttgaaaaagaagatgATGAGAAGGATATAGAGTATTGGGAGGACTACCGAAAAGAGGGGGAAGAATACTCTGAGGAA TGGATGCCCACCCTGCTTACGGAGGACATGATGAAGGAAGGGCTTTCTTTGCTCTGTAAGACGGGCAATGGACTGGCTCATGCTTATGTGAAGCTGGAGGTTAAAGAGAG GGACCTGACAGACATCTCCTTGCTGCGCTCCTACATCCATCTGCGCTATGTGGATGTTTCTGAGAACCACCTGACAGACCTGTCTCCACTCAATCACCTCACCCACCTGCTCTGGCTCAAGGCTGATGGCAATCGGCTGCGCAGTGCCCGGTTGAATGAACTGCCCTACCTGCAGATTGCCAGTTTTGCCTATAACCAGATCACTGACACTGAGGGCATCTCTCATCCTCGTCTGGGAAGCCTGGATCTCAAAG GGAACCGCATCCGCTTTGTGACAGGTCTTGACCCCCAAAAGCTGATCAGCCTGCACACACTGGAGCTTCGGGGGAACCAGCTGGAAAGCACCGTGGGAATCAACCTCCCTAAACTGAAGAACCTCTACCTG GCCCAGAACTTGCTGAAGAAAGTGGAAGGCTTGGAAAACCTAAGCAATCTTACCACTTTGCATCTTCGAGACAACCATATTGAAACTCTGAGTGGCTTCTCCGGGGAAATGAAATCACTGCAGTACCTCAACCTGAG GGGCAACATGGTGACCGACCTGGGGGAGCTGGCCAAGCTTCGGGACCTGCCCAAGCTGCGAGCCTTGGTGCTGTTGGACAACCCGTGCACGGATGAGACCGACTACCGCCAGGAGGCCCTGGTGCAGATGGCACACCTTGAACGCCTGGACAAGGACTTCTATGAGGAGGAGGAGCGGGCTGAGGCCAGTGAGATCCGTCAGAGGCTGAAGGAGGACCAGGAGCAGGAGGCTGATCCTGAACATGATGAGGAGTCAGACCAGCCATCCAGCCATTGA